In a single window of the Streptomyces sp. CGMCC 4.7035 genome:
- the mreD gene encoding rod shape-determining protein MreD — protein MRFNRMLLSTTLVVVALVIQVSVLARLHLPGAVPDLVLLTVVGLALVYGHVGGCLIGFGAGLLSDLVPPADHAAGRYALVLCVVGYLAGLAKPENGRLKSATGPMAVVVAAAIGSTLLYALVGALVGDTAARHVGLAGLLFSAALYDLMLAPFVVPGIMALARRAENDPLAETNSAKAADVSSGWLSSGTGLRIGSQRGGLRVKAAKARVARAGRIKGVKRL, from the coding sequence ATGCGCTTCAACCGGATGCTGCTCTCCACCACCCTCGTGGTCGTCGCCCTGGTGATCCAGGTGAGCGTTCTCGCCCGCCTCCACCTGCCCGGCGCCGTCCCCGACCTGGTGCTGCTCACCGTCGTCGGCCTCGCCCTGGTCTACGGCCACGTCGGCGGCTGCCTCATCGGCTTCGGCGCGGGCCTGCTCTCGGACCTCGTCCCGCCCGCCGACCACGCCGCCGGCCGCTACGCCCTGGTGCTCTGCGTCGTCGGCTACCTCGCCGGGCTCGCCAAGCCGGAGAACGGCCGTCTGAAGTCCGCGACCGGCCCGATGGCCGTGGTGGTCGCCGCCGCCATCGGCTCGACCCTGCTGTACGCCCTCGTCGGCGCGCTCGTCGGCGACACCGCCGCCCGCCATGTGGGCCTCGCCGGCCTGCTGTTCTCGGCCGCCCTGTACGACCTAATGCTCGCCCCCTTCGTGGTCCCCGGGATCATGGCGCTGGCCCGCCGTGCGGAGAACGACCCGCTCGCCGAGACCAACTCGGCCAAGGCGGCCGACGTCTCCTCCGGCTGGCTCTCCTCCGGCACCGGGCTGCGCATCGGCAGCCAGCGCGGCGGACTGCGCGTCAAGGCGGCCAAGGCCCGGGTGGCCCGCGCCGGACGCATCAAGGGGGTCAAGCGGCTGTGA